A genome region from Candidatus Gracilibacteria bacterium includes the following:
- the dnaJ gene encoding molecular chaperone DnaJ — translation MAQKDYYDILGVERHADEITIKKSYRSLAMKYHPDRTGGDKDAEIKFKEVNEAYTVLSDAGKKQQYDTYGSTGGSASGFGGAGFAGEDISDIFNSFFGGGFSSGGSRTQARRETRGEDLEHDITIDLKTSIYGGKQTIKFNKRVACETCDGDGGSGKKTCSTCHGAGQVTYASQSPFGRIQQTRACPDCNGSGEIFDETCTECHGEKRNLKKHTIDLDIPAGIDDGMVIKLTGEGNDGAGTKASGDLFVRFHVQTEEKGLIREGNDLHYEVEIDLIEAILGTKKDINIPILGKRTLKVEAGTQLASTIKLSGDGVKDVQRDMKGDLLIHINIPVPKKLTKTERELYESLAQEKKLNVNSKKGTFEKLFG, via the coding sequence ATGGCACAAAAAGATTATTACGACATACTATGAGTGGAGCGACATGCTGATGAAATCACTATTAAAAAATCATATAGATCACTTGCGATGAAGTATCATCCAGATAGAACTGGAGGTGATAAAGATGCTGAAATCAAATTTAAGGAGGTAAACGAAGCGTATACCGTGCTTTCTGATGCCTGAAAGAAACAGCAATATGACACTTATGGAAGTACTGGGTGAAGTGCCTCAGGTTTTTGAGGTGCATGATTTGCTGGAGAAGACATATCAGACATATTTAATTCATTTTTTGGATGAGGTTTTTCATCCGGATGATCAAGAACACAAGCAAGAAGAGAGACACGAGGTGAAGATCTTGAACATGATATCACGATAGATCTCAAAACAAGTATCTACTGAGGAAAACAAACTATAAAATTCAATAAACGAGTAGCGTGCGAAACATGTGACGGGGATGGAGGTTCATGAAAAAAAACCTGTTCTACTTGTCACGGAGCATGACAAGTGACGTATGCATCTCAGAGTCCATTTGGAAGAATTCAACAAACGAGAGCCTGCCCAGATTGTAACGGTTCATGAGAAATATTTGATGAAACATGTACTGAGTGTCATGGAGAAAAAAGAAATCTTAAAAAACATACTATAGACTTAGATATTCCTGCTGGAATAGATGATGGTATGGTTATTAAATTGACCTGAGAAGGAAATGACGGAGCTGGAACTAAAGCCTCATGAGACTTATTTGTTCGTTTTCATGTACAAACAGAAGAAAAAGGTCTTATTCGTGAATGAAACGATCTTCATTATGAAGTAGAAATAGATCTTATAGAAGCTATACTTGGAACAAAAAAAGATATAAATATTCCAATACTTTGAAAAAGAACACTCAAAGTTGAGGCCTGAACACAACTTGCGAGCACTATTAAATTATCCTGAGATGGTGTCAAGGACGTTCAAAGAGATATGAAATGAGACTTACTGATTCATATAAATATTCCAGTTCCTAAAAAACTTACAAAAACAGAACGAGAACTCTACGAATCATTAGCCCAAGAAAAGAAACTCAATGTAAACTCTAAAAAGGGAACGTTTGAAAAACTCTTTGGCTAA